A single genomic interval of Hafnia alvei harbors:
- a CDS encoding TraB/GumN family protein has protein sequence MTQWLRKFALWLGIIPTTTYAYPALDIHLQGGIHLHLVGSIHMGTENMSPLPAALIQRLKRADALIVEADITQASPSFDTGEVAEALESQLSPELWQQVLQRCQETGIPANAIQHYPAWRTALTLQAQQAHQLGLRSEYGIDYQMLRFAQQASLKTMELEGADTQMALLHALPDNGIVLLKDTLAHWHTNARLLQTLIGWWISPTKTMATTELPATFSDDLYQILMGERNHKWQEMLLALPAGNYVVAVGALHLYSEGNLPELLAPYVIH, from the coding sequence ATGACTCAATGGCTGCGAAAGTTCGCGCTCTGGTTGGGAATTATTCCCACAACCACTTATGCCTATCCAGCGCTTGATATCCATCTTCAAGGCGGTATCCATCTGCATCTGGTGGGAAGTATTCATATGGGTACTGAAAACATGTCGCCTCTACCCGCGGCATTAATTCAGCGTCTTAAACGCGCGGATGCGCTGATTGTTGAAGCAGACATAACCCAAGCATCGCCCTCGTTTGATACCGGAGAAGTCGCAGAGGCTTTGGAGTCGCAGCTTTCACCAGAGCTTTGGCAGCAAGTCTTACAGCGCTGTCAAGAAACGGGCATTCCCGCCAACGCGATTCAACATTATCCAGCGTGGCGCACGGCACTGACCCTGCAGGCACAGCAGGCGCATCAGCTTGGTTTGCGTTCTGAATATGGTATCGACTACCAAATGCTGCGCTTTGCCCAACAAGCGTCGCTGAAAACCATGGAGTTGGAAGGCGCCGATACTCAAATGGCGCTGCTGCATGCGCTGCCCGATAACGGGATCGTACTGTTAAAAGACACATTGGCACACTGGCATACCAACGCTCGCCTGCTGCAAACGCTGATCGGTTGGTGGATTTCACCCACGAAAACTATGGCAACGACAGAGTTGCCGGCCACGTTTAGTGACGATCTCTACCAGATTTTGATGGGGGAACGAAATCATAAATGGCAAGAAATGTTGCTCGCTCTGCCGGCGGGAAATTATGTGGTGGCGGTAGGCGCATTGCATCTATACAGCGAAGGAAACCTGCCCGAGCTGCTGGCACCGTATGTGATTCATTAG